GATGTCCTCGTCGTAGAAGAGCTTGAGGGCGTTGTGGAACGGGGGGTCCACCTGCAGGGCGGCGTACTTGCGGACCTTGATCTCCTGGCCGCCGAAGCCGTCGATGTGGAACACCGTCGCCAGGCCGGGGCGGTCCACGACCTGGTCCCGGTTCGTGATCATCGACTCCGTGAACTGGTGCAGCAGGAACACCTTCTCGGGCAGGTCCTCCTCGGCCACGATGTCGGCCAGCCAGGCCGAGACCTCGTTGACCTGGGCCGCGTCGACCGAGCCGATCACCTCGCCCGGGACCTCGTCGGGGCCCATGTGCCACTCGGAGTCGAGGGCGACGCCCACGTCGGGCTCACGGATGAGCTCCTCGAACTGCTGGACCTGGGGCAGGAAGTCGGACCGGCCGGGCTGGAAGTCGAGGATCAGCAGCATGCCCGCATCCCGGGCCGCGAAGTGCCAGCGCCGGACCAGGTCCATGGGCGTGGTGGAGCTGTAGTCGCCGTCGGCGCCCGGGGACGCCTGGGCCACGGTGACGATCAGCTCCATGGCCGGCAGCACCGGGCGGTCGGGCCGGTCGAAGGGCGCGGCGGCCTCCTCCACCCGGGCCGCGGCCTCCTCCGGCGGCACCTCGCCCAGCACGCCCAGGGCGCTGCTCTCGGCGTTGCCGTAGTAGGCGACCACCCGGTGGTCGGGGAACAGGGTGCGGCCGCCCCGGGGCAGCTCCGGGGGAGGGGGCGCGGTGGTCGTCGTCGCCTCGGTGGTGGGTGGGGCCGAGGTCGAGGCGCCGGTGCCGGGCGCGGCGTCCCCGCCGCCGTCGCCCCCGCTGCAGGCGGCGGCGGACGCGACCAGGAGCGCGGTCACGAGGAGGACGAGGGGGCGACGCACCCGGCCCACCCTGCCCGACGCGCCCCCGGCGAACCCGGTCGGGGTCCGCTGCGACCACCCGGCCGGGTGAGTCGGCGGCTGGTTCGCCCCGGCCTCCCCGGGTAGCGGTCCGGGCCCCGACACCTCTGGAGGTCCCGCACATGAGCAGCGCACTCGACGGCACGAAGGTCGCCTTCCTGGTGGCCATGGAGGGCATCGAGCAGGTGGAGCTGACCGAGCCCTGGAAGGCGGTGGAGGGCACCGGCGCCACCCCCGTCCTCGTCGCTCCCGAGGAGGGCGAGGTCCAGGCCTTCGACCACCTCGACAAGGCCGACACCTTCCAGGTCGACGTCACCACCGCAGCCGCCCAGGCGGCCGACTACGCCGCCGTGGTCCTCCCCGGCGGGGTGGCCAACCCCGACCAGCTCCGCACCGACGACGCCGCCACCGCCCTGGTCAAGGCGTGTGCCGACGCAGGCACGCCCATCGCGGTGATCTGCCACGGCCCCTGGACCCTCATCGACGCGGGCGTGGCCAAGGGCCGGCGCCTCACCAGCTGGCCCAGCCTGGAGACCGACCTCACCAACGCCGGCGCCACCTGGGTCGACGAGGAGGTCGTGGTCGACGAGAGCGGCCAGGGCCCGCTCATCAGCAGCCGCAACCCCGACGACCTGCCGGCCTTCTGCCAGGCCCTCGTCGAGCACTTGGAGAAGGCCGCCACCTGACGCCGGACCGGGCCGGGGCCCCGGCTGCGGGCGGTACCCTCGCCGGGTGCCCGACGACCTCTTCGCGTCCGCCGCGTCGGAGCGGCTGGCGGCCCGGGCCCCGCTGGCCGACCGCATGCGGCCCACGACGCTCGACGAGGTGGTGGGCCAGGGGCACCTCCTCGACGACGGGGCCCCCCTCCGGCGCCTGATCGAGGGCGACCGGCTCAGCTCGGCGATCCTCTGGGGCCCCGCCGGCACGGGCAAGACCACCCTGGCCCGGCTGGTGGCCCGCACCACGGAGAAGGACTTCGCCTCGCTCTCCGCCGTCGACGCCTCGGTGCGCGACGTGCGCGAGGTCCTTGC
Above is a window of Iamia majanohamensis DNA encoding:
- a CDS encoding type 1 glutamine amidotransferase domain-containing protein is translated as MSSALDGTKVAFLVAMEGIEQVELTEPWKAVEGTGATPVLVAPEEGEVQAFDHLDKADTFQVDVTTAAAQAADYAAVVLPGGVANPDQLRTDDAATALVKACADAGTPIAVICHGPWTLIDAGVAKGRRLTSWPSLETDLTNAGATWVDEEVVVDESGQGPLISSRNPDDLPAFCQALVEHLEKAAT